The DNA region TTCACTCGAATTCTCACTACTATGTGTAGTAGCTGCACTGCATGCGCCAGTCGGGTGCTATGCACCAGTGGCAGAAGCTTGAACTTCTCGGAGTTAGACGAATGTTCATTAGCACTAGCTACAATTTTAAATTGTATGTGTAGTGTACTAGATAGGGAGTTGAGGTCCGTTTGAGACGCGTCCTTTCTCGCACCCTTGTTGCCTAAAGAATACGCTCGtgatgtcaccagcctcccctaGTAACCCGCTCGGCGTCTCCGCAGGAAAAACAGCATCAACATGGTTAGTAATTCAGCCGCTTATCATAGAGCTAACACCGcggtaacacacacagagccaacaACCTCGGGTTCATTTGCAGCCTGCGGTCGGGCAGATTAAGGAGACCTGGCCATTTCATGTCTAATGGACAACGTAGCTAACAGAAAATTAGGGCGCTAGCTAGTTTTAGCGAGCTCAATCGCTAACCAGCTAACGGTTACAGTAACGTTCCTTTAGCCGACTTCAGGAGATAACggtgtacatatttataactGAAATACATGCCCACATTTAATGATGTGTTTCATTCGCTGCTCGTTTTATACTCTAATATTATATGAAGAAATAGTGTTGATCGGACCGAGAGGTCTTTTCACTCAATTAAAGGCAAGCCTATATACAAAAAGGAAAATATTAACCCCCTGCTTACTCTCGGTAGGCTAACAGGCTCCTACACTGGGCCTTCGCAGACTTTACACAGTGACATTTAACTCACAAGTTACCCGTTTTCATCTGTTTAGATATTTAAATCTTTATAAAGTCTCTATAAATATCGGTTTTATGTTGTAGAAATTCTTCAAATAATACGTTAGGTCTTTAATGCAATAATGGATATTGCATGGCTTAGAAAGTGTACAATATGAACCAGGCAGAAGAATCTTAAACCATAAGAGCAAAAGAAGTGGATATAAAAGTATTACCATAAGTCTGTCAAAATGTGAAGAAACAATTTCAAGAAAAGCTCCactgttattttgtttgttttaatcatCAGATCaagtaattaattcattattttttaggGTTTTAGAGAGTTGGCTAATATTCACATTTGTATTTTGAGGACTGTCACCAGTTTTCCATTTTCCACACGTTTATGTTTAGAAATAAGTAAGTTTATTAGGGACATTACTAAATTATGTCAAAAATAAAAGatacagatgaaaaaaaaaagttcttttTCGAAATTTGGTAGAGACATGTTCATTCCTCTTTCTGTATCTACTGTACAACATAATCTTAAACAACCTGGACTACAGGCTCTGAAACCTGTAAGATTCCAGAGGTTTGGTCTGGACTACAATAAAAGTGCCAGAAGGgtattttttttccatgatGCCgtaaaataaacagattttaggGGACAACAACACTTTCACTTGATAGATTATTAAAGAACAATTTTTGCAAATGACAAATTTTAAAATCCTTTTGTGCCATGCTCAAAGATCCGTTTTTTCAAGAGATCCTTTTTAATTGGGCTTTTGGTTTTGATTAAGAGAAAAATCAAGAGATTATGACTTCTCATTTTAGCCCAAAATCTTAAGGCCAAAGTTAAGTCTTTCCAACAGGAAAAGAGATTCCTACTGGATAGTCCTAAGCatatccttgttttttttttttgttttttttttgcttttttttttgctcctttgcttttttggacagtgatgttatAGAGCATTTGTTTTACAGGGTTTATTATCAATCCTTCGTAAACTGAAGAGTGCTCCAGATCAGGAGGTGCGCATTCTGCTTTTGGGTCTTGACAATGGAGGAAAGACAACATTACTCAAGCAGCTGGCTTCTGAAGACATCAGTCACATCACCCCTACACAGGTACACCCACATCAAAAATGTAACatatttatgacaatgcaagGAAGGTAatgtatgaaatgaaaaaatgacAGCATTCTTTTCCCATGCCCTGCATTCAGATGTGTTTTCTCTGCTTTAAGACTGATTGTGCAGAGTAGGTAATTGTCATAAGCACAACTTGCAGAGACTCATTAACCTGCATCCATATATATGTGTACAATAATCAAACcacaaatatatgtttttatttataatgtgtGGGCAATATGACTACTTCATCATATTGTATCTATGTCAGAATTCCACCTATAGTTATTATTGTAAAGAGAGTACAATTAGTATTGTTTATATGAGCAATGTTTGTTATGACACTGTAAAGTTATTgacaacatttttataaaatttgttTATCTATCTTACTTTATCTTACCTcagaaaaactaaatattgtGATACATATTGTGTACCATAAGAGTTTGCTTGTTTACCgtgatattacattttttatcacATTGCCTACCTCTGCTTTCAATGCCCAAATCTCTCTTCTTCCAGTAAACCTACATACTGTATATAACTATCTGCCTTTGGTTTATCTTTTAGTGGTTGGGATTTTTTTCCCCGCTTTGGAGAAATCAAGTTGAGAAATcaacatttgttttataatagCATGTTTCTGTTATCTTTACCAGGGTTTCAACATTAAGAGTGTGCAGTCCCAGGGCTTCAAATTGAATGTTTGGGACATTGGAGGCCAGAGGAAAATCAGACCATACTGGAGAAACTATTTTGAAAACACTGACGTTCTTGTAAGTGTTTCCAGTAAGACATTTCCTCTTGATGTCGTCCATTCTGTGGAAAAGGCACCAATATAATCACTTAgcacttaattaaaaaaatattaatgtgcTCAATAAATGATATGTTGACATATTTAAAAAGTTTATTGTGTCTGTATTAGGGTTGCAAATACAGAATTTTCAAAGTTGGGAAAATtaccatgggaattaaagggaagtaatgggaataaaatgggaatatttTAAGATAAAGGTGAGAAACTTGCATACAGTTGGTAAAAAACATACTGAAGCATAatcttggctaaaataattatatatcatACAAAAATAGTTGAATAGCAAAGCTGCTCCTCACATGgcacattacacactgtaggGCTATTGAGGCCACATCCCCTGCACTAGCCAGACACTCACCACTACTGAAagcaaacatttggacaaaagTACTACATAAAGTCAGGTAAGTTTTGATgaggttcatatttttattgacagtaatagcattgaaacatttaagcaactGTTAAATCAAGGTGTAATTTCACAGTTGCTTGCTGTCTGGTAAATCAGAAAAGCTCAATGAGTAATTTCATTTAAGAGACTAGTTTACCAAGGCAAACAGGCTAGCAAGAGGTTAGCATATTATTTTGCCTCAACgtgttttaacattttgaagacCATTATCATTAGTGTTTTTCCACTGTCATTTTCTTTAACAGAAGAATGCAACGTGCATCAACTATGACATCACAGGTGTCataactattatttttttatgtctgctgttttttatgtttttcatgTCTGCTGTTTACAAAGAAAAATGGTGCACTGATGATTGTGTTTGATATAGTTCTGTTAAATTATCCAATATTCCCTactaattccaataaattcccaTAAATTCCCAAAAGTTCCAGATCTAGTTCCCATGGAAAGTTACTGCTAATTTACTGGAAATGTTTTCCCACTCCTTTGCAACCCTAGTCTGTATTTGCCCTTGCTTTGTCATTCTTTTATTAACATGTTGGTTGATTTCAGATATACGTCATTGATAGTGCAGATCGTAAGAGGTTTGAAGAAACAGGCCAGGTAAATTATTTCTATGTGTCTGGGAAAGTATGGAGTCAAATCTGGGTTTTCACTTAATCGTTATCAGTTCATATCAATGCCAAATTttgatttatattatatttattcaatatatttttgttttttcttcattttaaagAACTAGAGTATCAGCTGTTTTCAATTTGTAGTTGATCACTCAACTACAACAGATCACTGTAGAACATGGTAGAAATCACCAGGACCATCTGGAAGTGTAAAAAGTAGCAACATTTCGAAGGAGTATGAACAACCTTGAGCATGGCATTTTTACGAAAAAGCAGATAAATCAATACAATGTTAGTCAGTTAACAGTCAAATGAAAGTCATTGCTAAAATCACAgagttttataaagaaattgGGTTGGTCATTGTGGATGCTCACCAGATGAGGAAAGCTGTCATGTCTTATCCAATGTTTTAAAAAGCCAGTGGCCACAATGCAATGCATAATCAAAaatcaaaatttcagtgtctcACCTGGATAAAGACGGAAACTTTTGGTCATAATTTCAATGGTCAAACTGTTGAGATGTgaagaaaaaaagatatttgGACAGAGGCTTGTGGTTTATATTGGTAACAAAATAGATGGAAGTTTTTAACCCCTTAGAATGCCATCCTCATTGTCTAGTGTGGTGGTGGGAATATTTCAGCCAGTGGACCAAGCAACCAGTCAAAGTGAAGGACATAATGAGAAAAGAGCACAACATTTAAGACACTGAAGGAAAGCATCAGACGGTCTGCAGGAAAACTTGGCCTTGGGCAGCACTGGCTATTCCAACAAGACGGTTTCCAGCCAAAAGGATCCTGCTGGTCAAAAGAAATGATCactaaaacactttaaaaacattacactGCTGTACACAATACTAGAGAAGGTTCACATGTACTAGAAATAACATACTCTACTGTGTTTCTTCACAGGAGCTGGCAGAGTTGCTGGATGAAGAGAAGCTAAGTGGTGTCCCTGTTCTTATCTTTGCCAATAAGCAAGACCTCCTTACTGCAGCTCCAGCTTCAGAGATTGCAGAGGGCTTGAACCTGCATACTATCCGAGATCGCATGTGGCAGATCCAGTCTTGCTCTGCACTTACAGGAGAAGGAGTTCAGGTAAGTTGTGCTTTGCTAACCTTTCCAATTTCCATGTAGAGGCTTAGCAGGTACATTTGCTATTTGCTTTTCTTCTGTATTAGCAAGTTAGCACGATATAATTTCAAAGAGCCTGCCCTTATGTATTTTGCAccaaaggatttttttttgcagtttctcCTATTTCATGaagcatatttttaaaagataaaaatgaaaatgtaccCTTTTATATATTTGGCCAGAGTGCCCATACAGTCAGGAGAATGCAAATGGGAGTGTTATGTTAGTTGCAACAACAAACTGTATTGGCTGTTCTGAACAAAAAGGACAGCAAAGATATttaacacaaaatattttacatgttcATGCTATTGCCAATTTCTTCTGCCAATTCCCCCCCTTCAGACTTGGGTCTATTACTGTAACATAGTATGAACataggttttttgtttgtttgtttgttttgttttgtttttgttccccACTCTCCATTTAAATACATCTTATCTTCAGGGTCTAATCCATAGTGTAAGTCATTAGCTTGACCCATTAGAGAACCTCTTTCTTGGAAATACTATtgatttgcattttattttatttgtttaggaTGGAATGAACTGGGTCTGCAAAAATGTCACAGCAAAGAAGAAGTAGGATTGTTCATCCATTCTTAAGCTATCCAGGCATTGTGTGAAAACGTGAACACTGTGGACTATGTGGATTCCTCACCAGCTGGTCCAGGTTATAGGGGAATGAACTCTACTCTGAAAGCAGCTGGAGAGGACTAGGCCAAGACCTTTAAACCCTGACCCTTGCAAATGTCTCCACCACTGCACTGCAAGTCCCCTGCAACATTCCCCATAGATACACTATGTCCTCTCAATCAATTCCCTTCACATTACTGTTCCTTCATCCTAAAGCTTACTGACCACTACCCTTACGATGTAGGTCTAACCAGATACTGCAGCTATGAACTCTAACTTAGTCCCATAACGCCACTGGTCACTAAACATAGGCCCTGCCTGCAGTTGCCTAAAATATCCAGTACAAGACTGAGCTTCTTTACTTTTCCCACACTGTGTGCATTCTCTCTCTGCGAaggctttttactttatgtATTGCAGTTTTATGATGTGCGATCTGCTATGGAAAAATGTGTACTTGTTCACATGTGTGAGTATGGTAAGTGTGGAAACTGGGTTTTGTCATTATTCAAGTGtttctggtttaaaaaaaaatgagtacatACTATTTTGAGGTGTTGGAGGATGTAGACACACATTGTAGaatgcaccccccccccacccctgccAATGTTACTCCTTTTAGATGTTGAATGAGAACTTTTCTGATCATCAGACTCCAtgctgcatatttatttatttttcctcatgTGTAACTTCTGCTGCAAAAGAGCATTCTTCTGGCTTGAACCGTGTTATGAAAGCCTGGAAATCAAGTACACATTCTAATTTGATTAGTGAGAGATGAGCGTCAGGCTAAGACACTACATACCTCTGGAAGCCCAGCCACCTCTACTTCCCTTAGGACAGAATGTGAATGGAGTTGTTGACAGGTTGCTGGTAACAGGTTTAGCAGGCTTAAGCATCTGGTTGTGGCAATGGAGagctgctttgtgtgtgtgtgtgtgttgactgaaTGCTTGTTTCAATGTGGGCTGAACCAGCAATGaccaaattacaaaaaaaactgCACTCTGAGACATCAAGAAAAGggactttttatttgtttattgaagGGTGTGAGTGCTATACATTTCCACATCGCCTCACTTTCCTTGGGCCTAAGTACTTCAGAGCATAGTGAGcgtttatattattaattacttaCGTTGTTACTATACTATACGTAATGACATATGTTACTATACTATACTACATTTCTATACTACTTCCAacagtttctcttttttattttatattaattgaaaAATAACCTGGAGTATAGCCAGGGCACAGGGGTTTGATAGTTGTTTAATGCTATGAATGTTATGTACTGTAACTGCTTTTCTAGGACATTCTCTAGGACATATGATCTGCAAAATACATTATTCTTTTAGAAAGAAAAGAGATGCTTGAGTAATAGAACAACAGCTTCCACCGTGGCACCAAGATCTGAAgggaaaaaaagtaaattattgtaacatGAATGATATAGACTGCAGAACTTTGTCACAATACAATCTGAGTGTATGAGTTTATTTCAATGTGTTTCAGGTTTATTTGTgtcttattttgtttttcatatacAACAATTAAAATGGCACGCCTGTTGAAACatttgtctatttttatttgACAGATTATTTTGACATTAGTCCTGCTGAGACGGACAGTGTATCTTGTTTAGCTCTCATTTCTTTTGTCTCTGTGGGACTTGTTGGGTCATAACAGACATGGGCTTATGATAGTTTTAGGAAGGCGTGGGAGGTTGTTAAATTTGAATGCAGCCCACATGCTGAATGTAAAGCGGGCCTGGCGTGATGAAGCAGTTTCATAACGATAAATTCGCCTTTTCTGAGCagtacactctcacacagttcAGGTTATAGCAGAAAGGAGGTTTTAGGGTATTGTTTCAGTTAGCTGGCTCAGTCAGACTCATTTTACATTCGTCTATGCAAAAACAAAAGAGCATCTCTTGACCTCATtgattcacagaaatgttcagtaCTTCATTAAAAACCTTAGAATATTTCCACTTCATTAAATACTTAAATCTTTCTCTATTTAGGTCTTAAAGAAATTATGTTCCTAGTTTGTCTTTGCTGAAACCTCTATAAGCCAGTAGCTGAACAGAGTTCTCCTCACACTTACCTCACTCAGGCCCTGTGTCAAGGGCATATATGTTCATTTATGAGTGGAGAGGGGAAATGAGACTGTGGTTGGGGTGAAGGGATGTGTTTGTTCTGTAGCTGACAGCATATAGGTTAGCTAAGAGGTGATACTCTTTATTAATTCCCTCAGGGAAA from Hoplias malabaricus isolate fHopMal1 chromosome 8, fHopMal1.hap1, whole genome shotgun sequence includes:
- the arl3a gene encoding ADP-ribosylation factor-like protein 3a isoform X1, translating into MMCFIRCSFYTLILYEEIVLIGPRGLFTQLKASLYTKRKILTPCLLSGLLSILRKLKSAPDQEVRILLLGLDNGGKTTLLKQLASEDISHITPTQGFNIKSVQSQGFKLNVWDIGGQRKIRPYWRNYFENTDVLIYVIDSADRKRFEETGQELAELLDEEKLSGVPVLIFANKQDLLTAAPASEIAEGLNLHTIRDRMWQIQSCSALTGEGVQDGMNWVCKNVTAKKK
- the arl3a gene encoding ADP-ribosylation factor-like protein 3a isoform X2, coding for MGLLSILRKLKSAPDQEVRILLLGLDNGGKTTLLKQLASEDISHITPTQGFNIKSVQSQGFKLNVWDIGGQRKIRPYWRNYFENTDVLIYVIDSADRKRFEETGQELAELLDEEKLSGVPVLIFANKQDLLTAAPASEIAEGLNLHTIRDRMWQIQSCSALTGEGVQDGMNWVCKNVTAKKK